A window of Conger conger chromosome 13, fConCon1.1, whole genome shotgun sequence contains these coding sequences:
- the LOC133108057 gene encoding extracellular calcium-sensing receptor-like, whose amino-acid sequence MRPVLSLCLNLALAWASAAPQTACRLRERFSLNGMYRKGDVILGGLFEVHFLTVFPELSFTAEPNQPRCESFHLSYFRLNFRGFQAAQTMVFAIEEINNNPNLLPNITLGFHLYDNCLKLAVAFRAATALLSGTEESFSDLRCTGSPPVLGIVGDPGSTHSIAISSVLGLFRVPMVSYFATCSCLSDRQQYPSFFRTIPSDAFQVRAMVQILERYGWKWVGLLFSDDDYGVHAAQSFHQEVSRFGCVAFSEMLPHDNDRAKVQQIVGIIRRSTARVVVAFSPQAYLLPLTEEIALQNLTERQWIASEAWATAAVFHTRQLLPFLGGTLGIAIRRGDIPGLQDFLLSLRPDFDPGNNMVSIFWEEMFSCKFKADSLDKVCTGQESLEGTGSAYIDVSALRHSYNVYKAVYALAHALHDLLGCKPGTGPFPGHSCAELHTLQPWQLVPYLQRVNFTTSFGDQVSFDKNGDALAIYDVMNWQRAADGTIRAVTVGVFDESAPPGQKLLLEEENIFWNFESHQPPRSICSEPCPPGTRKAIRKGEPVCCFDCLPCADGEISNQTDSRECYRCPVDFWSNQLRDHCVPKEIEFLSFQEPLGISLMTISVLGACICAVTLSVFARHRNTPVVKANNSELSFLLLLSLTLCFLCSLLFIGQPQRWTCQLRHAAFGISFALSISCILVKTIVVVMAFKAARPGGNAMKWFGVQQQRGTVLAFTVIQAVICVVWLTAASPIPYKNTHSQNSKIIYECAVGSIAGFSALLGYIGLLAAVSFLLAFLARNLPDNFNEAKFITFSMLIFCAVWIAFVPAYISSPGKYSDAVEIFAILASSFGLLGAIFAPKCFIILLHPEKNTKKALMGRESAKK is encoded by the exons ATGAGGCCTGTGCTCTCTTTGTGTCTGAACCTGGCCCTGGCCTGGGCCTCTGCGGCTCCTCAGACAGCCTGCCGACTTCGGGAGCGCTTCAGTCTGAATGGGATGTACCGCAAGGGGGACGTGATTCTTGGGGGGCTGTTTGAGGTGCACTTCCTGACAGTGTTCCCTGAGCTGTCTTTCACAGCTGAGCCAAACCAGCCGAGATGTGAGAG TTTCCACCTCTCTTATTTCAGGCTTAATTTTCGAGGGTTCCAGGCAGCGCAAACAATGGTCTTTGCAATTGAGGAAATCAACAACAATCCCAACCTGCTGCCCAATATCACCCTGGGATTCCATCTCTATGACAACTGTTTGAAACTTGCCGTCGCATTCCGTGCAGCCACAGCACTGCTCAGTGGTACAGAGGAGTCCTTCTCTGACCTGAGATGCACAGGGTCACCCCCGGTTCTGGGCATCGTGGGTGATCCAGGCTCCACCCACTCCATCGCCATCTCCAGTGTGCTGGGCCTGTTCCGTGTTCCCATG GTGAGTTACTTTGCCACATGTTCCTGCCTGAGTGACAGGCAGCAGTATCCCTCCTTCTTCAGAACCATCCCCAGTGATGCCTTCCAGGTCAGAGCCATGGTGCAGATCCTGGAGCGCTACGGCTGGAAGTGGGTGGGCCTCCTGTTCAGCGATGATGATTATGGGGTGCACGCAGCCCAATCCTTTCACCAGGAGGTCAGCCGCTTTGGCTGTGTGGCCTTCTCCGAGATGCTTCCCCATGACAATGACCGAGCCAAGGTCCAGCAGATTGTAGGCATCATCCGCCGCTCCACAGCAAGGGTGGTGGTGGCATTCTCTCCGCAGGCATACCTATTGCCCCTCACCGAGGAGATAGCCCTACAGAACCTGACTGAGCGGCAGTGGATCGCTAGCGAGGCCTGGGCCACCGCAGCCGTCTTCCATACGCGCCAGCTGCTGCCCTTTTTGGGCGGGACCCTGGGCATCGCCATCCGCAGGGGAGATATCCCGGGGCTCCAGGACTTCTTGCTTAGTCTTCGCCCTGACTTTGATCCTGGCAACAACATGGTGAGCATATTCTGGGAGGAGATGTTCAGCTGTAAGTTCAAGGCCGACTCCCTGGACAAGGTGtgcacaggacaggagagtCTGGAGGGCACAGGGTCGGCATACATTGACGTGTCAGCGCTCAGGCACTCTTACAATGTTTACAAAGCGGTTTACGCCCTGGCACATGCCCTGCATGATCTACTGGGGTGCAAGCCTGGGACAGGGCCATTCCCAGGACATTCCTGTGCAGAACTACACACTCTGCAACCCTGGCAG CTGGTGCCTTACCTGCAAAGGGTTAATTTTACCACCAGCTTTGGTGACCAAGTGTCCTTTGACAAAAATGGTGATGCCCTGGCCATCTACGATGTGATGAACTGGCAGAGGGCAGCAGATGGGACCATCAGAGCAGTAACGGTCGGGGTGTTTGATGAATCTGCTCCACCTGGACAAAAGCTCCTGCTGGAGGAAGAAAATATCTTCTGGAACTTTGAATCACATCAA CCCCCACGCTCCATCTGCAGTGAGCCCTGCCCCCCAGGCACCAGGAAGGCGATAAGGAAGGGCGAGCCAGTCTGCTGCTTTGACTGCCTACCCTGCGcagatggggagatcagcaaccAGACAG ATTCCCGCGAGTGCTACAGGTGTCCAGTGGACTTTTGGTCAAACCAACTTCGTGACCACTGTGTGCCCAAGGAAATCGAGTTTCTCTCCTTCCAGGAACCCCTGGGGATCTCCCTGATGACCATCTCGGTGTTGGGGGCATGCATTTGTGCAGTTACCCTGTCCGTATTTGCCCGGCATAGGAACACACCGGTGGTGAAGGCCAACAACTCCGAGCTAagcttcctgctgctgctgtcactcacactttgCTTCCTGTGCTCCTTGCTGTTCATTGGCCAGCCTCAAAGGTGGACCTGCCAGCTTAGGCATGCCGCATTTGGGATCAGTTTCGCCCTCAGCATCTCCTGCATCCTGGTCAAGACCATCGTGGTGGTGATGGCTTTCAAGGCTGCACGGCCAGGTGGGAATGCGATGAAGTGGTTCGGCGTGCAGCAGCAGAGGGGCACTGTGCTGGCCTTCACTGTCATCCAGGCAGTGATCTGTGTGGTATGGCTGACTGCTGCGTCACCGATTCCCTACAAAAACACCCACTCCCAGAACTCCAAGATCATCTATGAGTGTGCAGTAGGGTCGATCGCCGGGTTTAGTGCCCTGCTTGGCTACATCGGTTTGCTGGCAGCTGTCAGCTTCCTGCTGGCCTTCCTAGCAAGGAATCTGCCTGATAATTTTAATGAGGCTAAGTTTATCACCTTCAGCATGCTCATCTTCTGTGCCGTCTGGATCGCCTTTGTCCCTGCCTACATCAGCTCTCCAGGAAAGTACTCAGACGCAGTGGAGATATTTGCCATCCTGGCCTCCAGTTTTGGGCTCCTGGGAGCAATATTTGCACCAAAATGCTTCATCATACTGCTTCATCCAGAGAAAAACACCAAGAAGGCCTTGATGGGCAGAGAGTCTGCAAAGAAGTAA
- the LOC133108121 gene encoding extracellular calcium-sensing receptor-like — protein sequence MRPVLSLCLNLALAWASAAPQTACRLRERFSLNGMYRKGDVILGGLFEVHFLTVFPELSFTAEPDQPRCERLDFPGFQAAQTMVFAIEEINKNPNLLPNITLGFHLYDNCLKLAIAFRAATALLSGTEESFSNMRCTGSPPVLGIVGDPGSTHSIAISSVLGLFRVPMVSYFATCSCLSDRQQYPSFFRTIPSDAFQVRAMVQILERYGWKWVGLLFSDDDYGVHAAQSFHQEVSRFGCVAFSEMLPHDNDQAKIRQIVGIIRHSTAKVVVAFSPSAYLLPLTEEIALQNLTERQWIASEAWATSAVFHTRQLLPFLGGALGIAIRRGDIPGLQDFLLSLRPDFDPGNNMVSMFWEEMFSCKFKADSLDKVCTGQESLEGTESAYSDVSALRHSYNVYKAVYALAHALDDLLGCNPGTGPFPGHSCVELHTLQPWQLVPYLQRVNFTTSFGDQVSFDKNGDALAIYDVMNWQRAADGTIKTVTVGVFDESSPPGQKLLLEEENIFWNFESHNPPRSICSEPCRPGTRRAIRKGEPVCCFDCLPCADGEISNQTDSRECYRCPVDFWSNQLRDHCVPKEIEFLSFQEPLGISLTTISVLGACICAGTLSVFARHRNTPVVKANNSELSFLLLLSLTLCFLCSLLFIGQPQRWTCQLRHAAFGISFALSISCILVKTIVVVMAFKAARPGGNAIKWFGVQQQRGTVLAFTVIQAVICVVWLTAASPIPYKNTHSQNSKIIYECAVGSIAGFSALLGYIGLLAAVSFLLAFLARNLPDNFNEAKFITFSMLIFCAVWIAFIPAYVSSPGKYSDAVEIFAILASSFGLLAAIFAPKCFIILLHPEKNTKKALMGRESANK from the exons ATGAGGCCTGTGCTCTCTTTGTGTCTGAACCTGGCCCTGGCCTGGGCCTCTGCTGCTCCTCAGACAGCCTGCCGACTACGGGAGCGCTTCAGTCTGAACGGGATGTACCGCAAGGGGGACGTAATTCTTGGGGGGCTGTTTGAGGTGCACTTCCTGACAGTGTTCCCTGAGCTGTCTTTCACAGCCGAGCCAGACCAGCCGAGATGTGAGAG ACTTGATTTTCCAGGGTTCCAAGCAGCGCAAACCATGGTCTTTGCAATTGAGGAAATCAACAAAAATCCCAACCTGCTGCCCAATATCACCCTGGGATTCCATCTCTATGACAACTGTTTGAAGCTTGCCATCGCGTTCCGTGCAGCCACAGCACTGCTCAGTGGGACAGAGGAGTCCTTCTCTAACATGCGATGCACAGGGTCACCCCCGGTTCTAGGCATCGTGGGTGATCCAGGCTCAACCCACTCCATCGCCATCTCCAGTGTGCTGGGCCTGTTCCGTGTTCCCATG GTGAGCTACTTTGCCACATGTTCCTGCCTGAGTGACAGGCAGCAGTATCCCTCCTTCTTCAGAACCATCCCCAGTGATGCCTTCCAGGTCAGAGCCATGGTGCAGATCCTGGAGCGCTACGGCTGGAAGTGGGTGGGCCTCCTGTTCAGCGATGATGATTATGGGGTGCACGCAGCCCAATCCTTTCACCAGGAGGTCAGCCGCTTTGGATGTGTGGCCTTCTCCGAGATGCTTCCCCATGACAATGACCAGGCCAAGATCCGGCAGATCGTAGGCATCATCCGCCACTCCACGGCAAAGGTGGTGGTGGCATTCTCTCCGTCTGCATACCTATTGCCCCTCACTGAGGAGATAGCCCTGCAGAACCTGACTGAGCGGCAGTGGATCGCTAGTGAGGCCTGGGCTACTTCAGCCGTCTTCCATACGAGACAGCTGCTGCCCTTTTTGGGAGGGGCCCTGGGTATTGCCATCCGCAGGGGAGATATCCCAGGGCTCCAGGACTTCCTGCTTAGTCTTCGCCCTGACTTTGATCCTGGCAACAACATGGTGAGCATGTTCTGGGAGGAGATGTTCAGCTGTAAGTTCAAGGCAGACTCTCTGGACAAGGTGtgcacaggacaggagagtCTGGAGGGCACAGAGTCGGCATACAGTGACGTGTCAGCACTCAGGCACTCTTACAACGTTTACAAAGCAGTGTACGCCCTGGCACATGCCCTGGATGATCTGCTGGGGTGCAATCCTGGGACAGGGCCATTCCCAGGACATTCCTGTGTAGAACTACACACTCTGCAACCATGGCAG CTGGTGCCTTACCTGCAAAGGGTTAATTTTACCACCAGCTTCGGTGACCAAGTGTCCTTTGATAAAAATGGTGATGCCCTGGCCATCTACGATGTGATGAACTGGCAGAGGGCAGCAGACGGGACCATCAAGACTGTGACGGTCGGGGTGTTTGACGAATCTTCTCCTCCTGGACAGAAGCTCCTGCTGGAGGAAGAAAACATCTTCTGGAATTTCGAGTCGCATAAT CCCCCACGCTCCATCTGCAGTGAGCCCTGCCGCCCAGGCACCAGGAGGGCGATAAGGAAGGGCGAACCAGTCTGCTGCTTTGACTGTTTGCCCTGCGcagatggggagatcagcaaccAGACAG ATTCCCGTGAGTGCTACAGGTGTCCAGTGGACTTTTGGTCAAACCAACTCCGTGACCACTGTGTGCCCAAGGAAATCGAGTTTCTCTCCTTCCAGGAACCCCTGGGGATCTCCTTAACAACCATCTCGGTGTTGGGGGCATGCATCTGTGCAGGTACCCTATCCGTGTTTGCCCGGCACAGGAACACACCTGTGGTGAAGGCCAACAACTCCgagctgagcttcctgctgctgctgtcactcacactgtgcTTCCTGTGCTCCTTGCTGTTCATTGGCCAGCCTCAACGGTGGACCTGCCAGCTTAGGCATGCCGCATTTGGGATCAGTTTCGCCCTCAGCATCTCCTGCATCCTGGTCAAGACCATCGTGGTGGTGATGGCTTTCAAGGCTGCACGGCCAGGTGGGAATGCGATTAAGTGGTTTGGCGTGCAGCAGCAGAGGGGCACTGTGCTGGCCTTCACTGTCATCCAGGCAGTGATCTGTGTGGTATGGCTGACTGCTGCGTCACCGATTCCCTACAAAAACACCCACTCCCAGAACTCCAAGATCATCTACGAGTGCGCAGTAGGGTCGATTGCCGGGTTCAGTGCCCTGCTTGGCTACATCGGTCTGCTGGCAGCCGTCAGCTTCCTGCTGGCCTTCCTAGCAAGGAATCTGCCTGACAATTTTAATGAGGCTAAGTTTATCACCTTCAGCATGCTCATCTTCTGTGCTGTCTGGATCGCCTTTATCCCTGCCTATGTCAGCTCTCCAGGAAAGTACTCAGATGCAGTGGAGATATTTGCCATCCTGGCCTCCAGTTTTGGGCTTCTGGCAGCAATATTTGCACCAAAATGCTTCATCATACTGCTTCATCCTGAGAAAAACACCAAGAAGGCCTTGATGGGCAGAGagtctgcaaataaataa